One region of Polaribacter pectinis genomic DNA includes:
- a CDS encoding AraC family ligand binding domain-containing protein — translation MNIASFLEDIKYSEDKPALSLLLDTDFSKEIRIVFKKGQTMEDHQAPFAIIVHIVEGIIDFGVDGEVRRLTSGHILSLKPHEIHNLTAVENSIVRLSLSKTDSVKRVKEVL, via the coding sequence ATGAATATAGCCTCTTTTTTAGAAGATATAAAGTACAGTGAAGATAAGCCAGCATTGTCTCTTTTGTTAGATACAGATTTCTCTAAAGAAATAAGAATTGTTTTTAAGAAAGGGCAAACGATGGAAGATCACCAAGCACCATTTGCAATAATTGTACATATTGTTGAAGGAATTATCGATTTTGGAGTAGATGGAGAGGTAAGAAGATTAACTTCTGGGCATATTCTCTCTTTAAAACCACATGAGATTCATAATTTAACAGCAGTTGAAAACAGTATTGTGCGTTTGTCTTTATCGAAAACCGACAGTGTAAAACGCGTTAAAGAAGTATTATAG
- the hemN gene encoding oxygen-independent coproporphyrinogen III oxidase, whose protein sequence is MKKSLIQKYNIPGPRYTSYPTVPYWNKEGIDKQDWIASFQKSFIESNYSEGISIYIHLPFCESLCTFCACHKHITKRHEVEEEYIETVLKEWKLYVALVDEKPIIKELHLGGGTPTFFSKENLKYLMDGIFSIAEKHPDHEFSFEGHPNNTTKEQLQTLFDCGFTRVSFGVQDYNEKVQKSIHRIQPFEAVEQVTKWSREIGYDSVSHDLIFGLPFQTKEAVIHTINKTKELQPDRISFYSYAHVPWVKGVGQRGFNEDDLPKNDEKRELYEIGKELFAELGYEEIGMDHFALKTDSLYEATINKTIHRNFMGYTANKTLLMVGLGMSAISDSWYAFAQNVKTVKEYQKLVNEGEIPIFRGHLLSEEDRIMRKHILNMMCNFTTSWEADHMKIKNVEKHLKLLEEMEKDGLVEVYENSLSIPEKARPYVRNICMAFDLHLLENKPKTQLFSMTI, encoded by the coding sequence ATGAAAAAATCACTAATTCAGAAATACAATATTCCAGGACCAAGATATACCAGTTATCCAACAGTTCCTTATTGGAATAAAGAAGGAATAGACAAACAAGATTGGATTGCTTCTTTTCAAAAATCGTTTATAGAGAGCAATTATTCAGAAGGAATTAGCATTTATATTCATTTGCCTTTTTGCGAGAGTTTGTGTACGTTTTGTGCCTGTCATAAACACATTACAAAACGTCATGAAGTGGAAGAAGAATATATAGAAACTGTTTTAAAAGAATGGAAATTATATGTTGCTTTAGTAGATGAAAAACCAATTATTAAAGAGTTACATTTAGGAGGAGGAACACCTACTTTTTTCTCCAAAGAAAACTTAAAATATTTAATGGATGGTATTTTTTCAATTGCTGAAAAACATCCAGATCACGAGTTTAGTTTTGAAGGTCATCCAAATAATACAACCAAAGAACAATTACAAACATTGTTCGATTGTGGGTTTACTAGAGTTAGTTTTGGAGTGCAAGATTATAATGAAAAAGTACAAAAATCGATTCATAGAATTCAGCCTTTTGAAGCTGTAGAACAAGTAACAAAATGGTCAAGAGAAATTGGCTACGATTCTGTGAGTCACGATTTAATTTTTGGCTTGCCATTTCAAACGAAGGAAGCTGTAATTCATACCATTAATAAAACGAAAGAATTACAACCAGATAGAATTTCATTTTACAGTTATGCTCATGTTCCTTGGGTAAAAGGAGTAGGTCAAAGAGGTTTTAATGAAGACGATTTACCAAAGAATGACGAAAAAAGAGAGTTATACGAAATCGGAAAAGAATTGTTCGCAGAATTAGGCTACGAAGAAATAGGAATGGATCATTTTGCGTTAAAGACAGATAGTTTGTATGAAGCAACTATCAACAAAACAATCCATAGAAATTTTATGGGGTATACAGCTAACAAAACTTTATTAATGGTCGGTTTGGGTATGTCTGCAATTTCTGATTCTTGGTACGCATTTGCGCAGAATGTAAAGACAGTTAAGGAATATCAAAAATTAGTAAATGAAGGTGAAATTCCAATTTTTAGAGGACATTTATTATCCGAAGAAGATAGAATTATGAGAAAACATATTTTAAATATGATGTGTAATTTCACTACTTCTTGGGAAGCAGACCATATGAAAATAAAGAATGTAGAAAAACATTTAAAGTTGTTAGAAGAAATGGAGAAAGATGGTTTGGTTGAGGTTTATGAGAATTCGCTTTCAATTCCAGAAAAAGCAAGACCTTATGTTCGTAACATTTGTATGGCTTTCGATCTTCATTTATTAGAAAACAAACCAAAAACACAATTATTTTCGATGACTATTTAG
- the ccoS gene encoding cbb3-type cytochrome oxidase assembly protein CcoS encodes MSVIYLLLSLSILVAIVFFIAFIYSVKQGQYDDSYTPSVRMLFDDELVKEKPKKLTKD; translated from the coding sequence ATGAGCGTAATATACCTACTACTTTCACTAAGTATTTTAGTGGCAATTGTATTCTTTATCGCATTTATTTATTCAGTAAAACAAGGGCAGTATGATGATTCATATACGCCATCTGTTCGTATGCTATTTGATGATGAACTTGTAAAAGAAAAACCAAAAAAATTAACTAAAGATTAA
- the ccoN gene encoding cytochrome-c oxidase, cbb3-type subunit I, whose protein sequence is MEMQQFYYDNKIVKKFIYATLLWGIVGFSVGLLLATMFLFPNLTDGISWLSFGRLRPLHTNAVIFAFVGNAIYAGVYYSLQRLLKARMASNFLSNFNFWGWQAIIVAAAITLPLGYTSSKEYAELEWPIDIAIALVWVAFGANMIWTILQRRQRHLYVAIWFYLGTFVTVAVLHIFNSLALPVGFLKSYSVYAGVQDALVQWWYGHNAVAFFLTTPFLGLMYYFVPKAANRPVYSYRLSIVHFWSLIFIYIWAGPHHLLYTSLPEWAQNLGVAFSVMLLAPSWGGMINGLLTLRGAWDKVRTDPVLKFMVVAITGYGMATFEGPLLSLKNVNAIAHFSDWIIAHVHVGALAWNGFLAFGMLYWMIPRLFKTKLYSIALANVHFWIGTLGIILYALPMYVAGFVQASMWKQFNPDGSLTYGNFLETVNEIIPMYWMRAIGGSLYILGAFVMLYNVIRTVRSGSAVTDELAEAPALTKVSKYRTKGEGWHTWLERKPVKLTVYATIAILIGGAVQIIPTILVKSNIPTISSVKPYTPLELEGRDLYIREGCVGCHSQMVRPFRSEVERYGEYSKAGEFVYDHPFLWGSKRTGPDLHRVGQKYNDSWHLNHMYDPQSTSPGSIMPSYKWLVSSELDKSSTEDKMEVMVSLGVPYTEEEIANAQQHMLEQGTKIEENLYGDPDFAKTYDADKKYAEENGEAFIEMKNREIVALIAYIQRLGTDIKVKDEQKTAKN, encoded by the coding sequence ATGGAAATGCAACAATTTTATTACGATAATAAAATCGTAAAAAAATTCATCTACGCAACCCTATTATGGGGAATTGTGGGGTTCTCTGTGGGGTTATTATTGGCAACAATGTTTTTATTCCCGAATTTAACAGACGGGATTTCGTGGTTAAGTTTTGGGCGTTTAAGACCACTACATACCAATGCAGTTATTTTTGCCTTTGTAGGTAATGCAATTTATGCGGGTGTTTATTATTCGCTTCAAAGATTGCTAAAAGCTAGAATGGCAAGTAACTTTTTAAGTAATTTTAACTTTTGGGGTTGGCAAGCAATTATTGTTGCAGCCGCAATAACACTGCCATTAGGATATACATCTTCTAAAGAATATGCAGAATTAGAATGGCCAATTGATATTGCCATTGCTTTAGTTTGGGTTGCCTTTGGAGCTAATATGATTTGGACAATTCTTCAAAGAAGACAACGTCATTTGTATGTTGCAATTTGGTTCTATTTAGGAACATTTGTAACTGTTGCAGTTTTACATATATTTAATAGTTTAGCATTACCAGTTGGTTTCTTAAAATCATATTCTGTTTACGCAGGAGTTCAAGATGCACTGGTACAATGGTGGTATGGACATAATGCCGTAGCATTTTTCTTAACAACACCATTTTTAGGGTTAATGTATTATTTTGTACCAAAAGCAGCAAACAGACCTGTATATTCTTACAGACTTTCTATTGTTCATTTTTGGTCTTTAATCTTTATTTACATCTGGGCTGGACCTCACCATTTATTATACACATCTTTACCAGAATGGGCACAAAATCTAGGAGTTGCCTTTTCTGTAATGCTTTTAGCACCTTCTTGGGGAGGAATGATAAATGGATTATTAACTTTACGTGGAGCTTGGGATAAAGTTAGAACAGATCCTGTTTTAAAGTTTATGGTTGTAGCCATTACCGGTTATGGTATGGCAACTTTTGAAGGCCCATTATTATCTTTAAAAAATGTAAATGCAATTGCGCATTTTAGTGACTGGATTATTGCACACGTTCATGTTGGAGCATTGGCTTGGAACGGGTTTTTAGCTTTTGGTATGTTATATTGGATGATACCAAGATTATTTAAAACAAAATTATATTCTATAGCATTAGCAAACGTCCATTTCTGGATAGGAACATTAGGAATCATTTTATATGCATTACCAATGTATGTTGCAGGTTTTGTTCAAGCTTCTATGTGGAAACAATTTAACCCAGACGGTTCTTTAACCTATGGAAATTTCTTGGAAACAGTAAATGAAATTATTCCAATGTATTGGATGCGTGCAATTGGGGGTAGTTTATACATCCTTGGTGCATTTGTAATGTTATACAATGTAATAAGAACTGTAAGATCAGGAAGTGCAGTTACAGATGAATTAGCAGAAGCTCCGGCTTTAACAAAAGTTTCTAAATATAGAACCAAAGGAGAAGGATGGCATACTTGGTTAGAAAGAAAACCTGTTAAATTAACAGTTTATGCAACCATTGCTATTTTAATAGGGGGAGCAGTACAAATTATACCTACAATATTAGTGAAATCTAACATACCAACAATTAGTAGCGTAAAGCCTTATACACCTTTAGAGTTAGAAGGTAGAGATCTTTACATTAGAGAAGGTTGTGTGGGTTGTCACTCTCAAATGGTAAGACCATTTAGAAGTGAAGTAGAACGTTATGGAGAGTATTCTAAAGCAGGAGAATTTGTTTACGATCATCCTTTTTTATGGGGAAGTAAACGTACTGGACCAGATTTGCATAGAGTTGGTCAAAAATATAACGATAGTTGGCACTTAAATCACATGTATGATCCGCAAAGTACGTCACCTGGTTCAATTATGCCGTCATACAAATGGTTAGTTTCAAGTGAATTGGATAAGTCTTCAACTGAAGATAAGATGGAGGTTATGGTTTCTTTAGGTGTTCCATATACGGAGGAAGAAATTGCAAACGCACAACAACACATGTTAGAGCAAGGAACCAAAATTGAAGAAAACCTTTATGGAGACCCAGATTTTGCTAAAACTTATGATGCTGATAAAAAGTATGCAGAAGAAAATGGTGAAGCTTTTATAGAAATGAAGAACAGAGAAATTGTAGCACTTATAGCATACATTCAACGTTTGGGAACAGATATTAAAGTAAAAGACGAACAGAAAACCGCTAAAAATTAG
- a CDS encoding CcoQ/FixQ family Cbb3-type cytochrome c oxidase assembly chaperone — protein MFKFIKGHLESITGIEIYPMISLLIFFTFFVILFWWVFTAKKEYINKVSSLPLDH, from the coding sequence ATGTTTAAGTTTATAAAAGGGCATTTAGAAAGTATTACAGGAATAGAAATTTATCCAATGATATCACTACTTATATTTTTTACTTTTTTTGTAATTCTATTTTGGTGGGTTTTTACAGCAAAAAAAGAATATATAAATAAGGTAAGTAGTTTACCATTAGATCACTAA
- a CDS encoding cbb3-type cytochrome c oxidase N-terminal domain-containing protein, whose product MKRSFQSTVYIIFVIVTFIALAKSFMVYENPFNLYENPLVWLALIGFILVLVLKEVVNTLAVKRATELQNEKDGIVPEASNVWIQKLLKSWTKAKGIEQEEEIVLDHNYDGIKELDNSLPPWWVYMFYATIIFAVVYLVRFEVLDGDNQIVEYDKAVAEAKAELNKYRATATDLITSDNVVLLTDAKDLGRGKAIFNLNCASCHLGDGGGSIGPNLTDEYWILGGGIKNVFNTIHNGGRDGKGMIAWDKTLKSADIAKVASYVISLQGTTPAVAKAPQGEKWSAE is encoded by the coding sequence ATGAAAAGATCTTTTCAATCCACAGTATATATAATTTTTGTAATTGTTACGTTTATAGCACTTGCAAAATCGTTTATGGTGTACGAAAACCCATTTAATCTTTACGAGAACCCATTAGTTTGGCTGGCTTTAATAGGCTTTATTTTAGTTCTTGTTTTAAAGGAAGTTGTAAATACTTTAGCTGTTAAAAGAGCAACAGAGTTACAAAATGAAAAAGATGGTATTGTACCTGAAGCTTCAAATGTTTGGATTCAAAAACTATTAAAATCTTGGACAAAAGCCAAAGGAATAGAACAAGAAGAAGAAATAGTTTTAGACCACAATTACGATGGTATAAAAGAGTTAGATAATTCGTTACCACCTTGGTGGGTTTATATGTTTTATGCTACTATAATTTTTGCAGTTGTTTATTTAGTAAGATTCGAAGTTTTAGATGGAGATAATCAAATTGTTGAGTATGATAAAGCCGTAGCAGAAGCAAAGGCAGAATTAAATAAATATAGAGCAACCGCAACAGATTTAATTACATCTGATAATGTTGTATTATTAACAGATGCAAAAGATTTAGGTAGAGGTAAAGCAATATTTAATTTAAACTGTGCATCTTGTCATTTAGGTGATGGAGGTGGTTCTATTGGACCTAATTTAACAGATGAATATTGGATTTTAGGTGGTGGAATTAAGAACGTATTTAATACTATCCACAATGGAGGTAGAGATGGAAAAGGAATGATAGCTTGGGATAAAACCTTAAAATCTGCAGATATTGCAAAAGTAGCTAGTTATGTAATCTCTTTACAAGGCACAACACCAGCAGTGGCAAAAGCTCCTCAAGGAGAAAAATGGAGTGCTGAATAA
- the ccoG gene encoding cytochrome c oxidase accessory protein CcoG, with the protein METPKDEQFRDSIGTIDKEGKRSWVFPKKPSGPFYKYRSYVSYFLLAFLLSAPFIKINGNQFLLFNVLERKFNIFGFPFWPQDFHLLVISMIVGVVFVILFTVIFGRIFCGWICPQTIFLEMVFRKIEYWIDGDRGKQIRLDKQPWNAEKIRKRLLKWFIFFVISFIIANVFLAYLIGGDTLISYITGNPLDNINTLISLTIFTCVFYFIFAWFREQVCIIACPYGRLQGVLLDNKTINVAYDHKRGERETGRAKFKKNEDREALGKGDCIDCKQCVVVCPTGIDIRNGTQLECVNCTACIDECDHIMESINLPKGLIRYASEDNIVKKKPFEFSARIKGYSAVLLILIGVLVGMLFLRNDVEARILRLPGQLYEHKENNIISNVYTYKVINKTTKNIEDVSYKLLSHKGTIKLVSNHNFQIPKQGLAEGTLFIELNASALKSDKDKIEIGVFSGDKLIETTITNFLGPRSYK; encoded by the coding sequence ATGGAAACACCCAAAGACGAACAATTTAGGGATAGTATTGGTACTATAGATAAAGAAGGAAAACGTTCTTGGGTTTTTCCAAAAAAACCAAGTGGACCCTTTTATAAATACAGAAGTTATGTAAGTTATTTCTTATTAGCTTTTTTACTTTCTGCACCATTTATAAAAATTAACGGAAATCAGTTTTTACTTTTTAATGTATTAGAACGTAAGTTTAATATTTTTGGATTCCCTTTCTGGCCGCAAGACTTTCATTTGTTAGTAATTTCAATGATTGTTGGTGTCGTTTTTGTAATCTTATTTACCGTAATTTTTGGTCGAATTTTCTGTGGTTGGATTTGTCCACAAACCATTTTTTTGGAAATGGTTTTCAGAAAAATAGAATATTGGATAGATGGAGATAGGGGAAAACAAATCCGTTTAGACAAGCAACCTTGGAATGCCGAAAAAATTAGAAAAAGACTTTTAAAATGGTTTATTTTCTTTGTTATATCTTTCATTATTGCTAATGTATTTTTGGCGTATTTAATTGGCGGAGATACTTTAATTAGCTACATCACTGGCAATCCTTTAGATAATATTAATACACTTATTTCATTAACAATTTTTACGTGTGTTTTCTATTTTATATTCGCTTGGTTTAGAGAGCAGGTTTGTATTATTGCTTGCCCTTATGGACGCTTACAAGGTGTTTTATTAGACAATAAAACCATTAATGTTGCTTATGATCATAAACGTGGAGAAAGGGAAACTGGGAGAGCAAAGTTCAAGAAAAATGAAGATAGAGAAGCTCTTGGAAAAGGAGATTGTATAGATTGTAAACAATGTGTTGTTGTGTGTCCAACTGGTATAGATATTAGAAATGGTACACAATTAGAATGTGTAAATTGTACAGCTTGTATAGATGAATGCGACCATATAATGGAAAGTATTAATTTACCAAAGGGATTAATTAGGTACGCAAGCGAAGACAATATTGTAAAGAAAAAACCTTTTGAATTTTCTGCAAGAATAAAAGGATATTCTGCTGTTTTATTAATTTTAATTGGTGTTTTAGTAGGAATGTTATTTTTAAGAAATGATGTTGAAGCAAGGATTTTAAGATTGCCAGGACAATTATATGAGCACAAAGAAAACAACATAATTAGCAACGTTTATACCTATAAAGTTATTAATAAAACAACTAAAAATATAGAAGATGTTAGCTATAAATTATTGTCTCACAAAGGAACAATAAAGTTAGTATCAAATCATAATTTTCAAATTCCTAAACAAGGTTTAGCAGAAGGAACTCTATTTATAGAACTAAATGCATCAGCATTAAAAAGTGATAAAGACAAAATTGAAATTGGTGTTTTTAGTGGAGATAAATTAATTGAAACAACCATAACCAATTTTTTAGGACCTAGAAGTTATAAGTAA
- a CDS encoding FixH family protein yields the protein MKFNWGTGIVIAIICFMGFILYMVITMSTDKSYSYDLVTEKYYQKELKFQDEINAEKNALTLKEKVQISTTELGLKIEFPSEFIPKDIKGKVFLYRPSNKQLDFEIPISISNTYLLVPEKRLLGGRWNITVLWNYKNKDYLFKKELVY from the coding sequence ATGAAATTTAACTGGGGAACTGGAATTGTAATTGCTATTATATGTTTTATGGGCTTTATCTTATACATGGTAATTACTATGAGTACAGATAAATCATATAGTTATGATTTGGTTACCGAAAAATATTATCAAAAAGAATTAAAATTTCAAGATGAAATTAATGCTGAAAAAAACGCATTAACCTTAAAAGAAAAGGTACAAATTTCTACAACTGAATTAGGATTAAAAATTGAATTTCCTTCAGAATTTATACCAAAAGATATCAAAGGAAAAGTGTTCCTATACAGACCATCTAATAAACAATTAGATTTTGAGATTCCTATTTCAATATCTAATACATATTTGCTCGTGCCTGAGAAACGTTTGTTAGGTGGTCGTTGGAACATTACCGTTCTTTGGAACTATAAAAATAAAGATTATTTATTTAAAAAAGAATTAGTTTACTAA
- a CDS encoding sulfite exporter TauE/SafE family protein — translation MFLTALIFGLLGSFHCVGMCGPIAFMLPIDRKNKTKGFFQILSYHLGRLITYSLIGLLFGLLGKSFYFFGFQQQLSIIVGVSMILVIIFPKIFSKINFSKNINTLIFKVKNALGKELKKKGNDTFFTIGFLNGFLPCGLVYMAVFGALTTTNALSGSLYMFLFGLGTIPLMTSVVYLGNFTKGTLRKRIQKAIPIVVVFIGVLFVLRGLGLGIPYVSPSPVLDVVSSTNACH, via the coding sequence ATGTTTCTAACGGCACTAATATTTGGTTTATTGGGAAGTTTCCATTGTGTGGGAATGTGCGGTCCAATTGCTTTTATGTTGCCAATTGATAGAAAAAATAAAACCAAAGGCTTTTTTCAAATTTTAAGTTATCATTTAGGAAGATTGATAACTTACAGCTTAATAGGCTTGCTTTTTGGACTTTTAGGAAAAAGTTTTTATTTCTTCGGATTTCAACAGCAACTCTCTATAATTGTTGGGGTTTCTATGATTTTAGTAATTATTTTTCCAAAGATTTTCTCTAAAATAAATTTCTCAAAAAATATAAATACCCTAATTTTTAAAGTTAAAAATGCCTTGGGAAAAGAACTGAAGAAAAAAGGAAATGATACTTTTTTTACAATTGGTTTTTTAAACGGATTTTTACCTTGCGGTCTAGTTTATATGGCAGTTTTTGGAGCATTAACAACAACCAATGCTCTATCTGGTAGTTTATACATGTTCTTATTTGGTTTGGGTACAATTCCGTTAATGACATCTGTCGTGTATTTAGGGAATTTTACAAAAGGAACATTAAGAAAAAGAATACAAAAAGCAATACCTATTGTAGTTGTTTTTATTGGTGTTTTATTTGTTTTAAGAGGTTTAGGGTTGGGAATACCTTATGTTTCTCCAAGTCCAGTTTTAGATGTGGTTTCTTCTACAAATGCTTGTCATTAA
- a CDS encoding PorP/SprF family type IX secretion system membrane protein — MKLIYVRFCFLCLAFFSLKNSGQETLPIYTDYLSDNVYLVHPSAAGIGNSSKLRLTARQQWAGIADAPALQTLSFHTKFGEYSNAGYGFVLFNDKNGFHSQKGLQGTYAYHLPLSDGRMFEQLSFGLAFTYVQNQSDQTTFQGDPSVAQIVQSTSYYNADFSVAYHRGGLSSYFTVKNLLLTAKNNLNVQEPLDLRNYIFSAGYYYGVDNFVQLEPSIMVQFRESTGQRIADFNIKAYKTISQTQFWAALSYRRSFDSNTIENSQFISPIIGVNYNNFMFSYTYTNQMNDVVLTSSGFHQITLGLNLWTREQRGAACPNINAAFGGF, encoded by the coding sequence ATGAAGTTAATTTACGTACGTTTTTGTTTTTTATGTTTGGCTTTTTTTTCATTAAAAAATAGCGGTCAAGAAACCTTGCCAATTTATACAGATTATTTATCTGACAATGTATATTTAGTTCATCCTTCTGCTGCAGGTATTGGTAATTCTAGCAAATTACGTTTAACTGCAAGACAACAATGGGCAGGTATTGCAGATGCACCAGCTTTACAAACGTTAAGTTTTCATACAAAATTTGGTGAGTATTCTAATGCTGGATATGGATTTGTTTTATTTAACGATAAAAACGGATTTCATTCTCAAAAAGGTTTACAAGGAACATATGCATATCATTTACCATTGAGTGATGGTAGAATGTTTGAGCAATTGTCTTTTGGTTTGGCATTTACATATGTACAAAACCAATCAGATCAAACAACTTTTCAAGGAGATCCTTCAGTAGCTCAAATAGTGCAAAGTACAAGTTACTACAATGCAGATTTTAGTGTGGCTTATCACAGAGGAGGTTTATCTTCTTATTTTACAGTTAAAAATTTATTGTTAACAGCAAAAAATAATTTAAATGTTCAAGAACCACTAGATTTAAGAAATTATATTTTTTCTGCTGGTTATTATTATGGTGTTGATAATTTTGTGCAATTAGAGCCTTCGATAATGGTACAGTTTAGAGAAAGTACAGGACAAAGAATTGCCGATTTTAATATTAAAGCATACAAAACTATTTCTCAAACACAGTTTTGGGCAGCTTTATCTTATAGAAGAAGTTTCGATTCTAATACGATTGAAAATTCACAATTCATTTCGCCAATTATTGGGGTAAACTATAATAATTTTATGTTTTCTTACACCTATACAAATCAAATGAATGATGTTGTATTAACCAGTTCTGGTTTTCATCAAATTACATTAGGTCTTAATTTGTGGACAAGAGAACAGAGAGGAGCCGCTTGTCCGAATATTAATGCAGCTTTTGGAGGTTTCTAA
- the murI gene encoding glutamate racemase, whose translation MKSNNFPIGIFDSGVGGTSIWKEITALLPSENTIYLSDSKNAPYGEKSAQEIIDLSIKNTEFLLQQNCKLIVVACNTATTNAIKILRNKYTVPFIGIEPAIKPAALQTKTNTIGILATKGTLNSELFEKTSSTINKEIIVKETIGKGLVELIEGGKLHSKKMTNLLTSYLQPMMAEKVDSLVLGCTHYPYLIPQIKEIVGNKLQIIDSGQAVAKQTKNILEANNLLNKSVSSGKHQLYINKDKSVLELLVSSKNVNVKIAEKYF comes from the coding sequence ATGAAATCAAACAACTTTCCTATTGGTATTTTCGACTCTGGTGTTGGAGGAACATCTATTTGGAAAGAAATTACTGCACTTTTACCATCAGAAAACACAATCTACCTTTCTGATAGTAAAAACGCTCCTTATGGAGAAAAAAGCGCGCAAGAAATCATTGATTTATCAATAAAAAATACAGAATTTCTCTTACAACAAAATTGCAAACTAATTGTTGTTGCCTGTAATACTGCCACTACAAATGCAATAAAAATTTTAAGGAATAAATATACTGTTCCTTTTATTGGAATTGAGCCTGCTATTAAACCTGCTGCACTTCAAACAAAAACAAATACTATAGGAATTTTAGCTACTAAAGGTACTTTAAACAGCGAACTATTTGAAAAGACATCTAGTACTATTAATAAAGAAATTATTGTAAAAGAAACTATTGGTAAGGGTTTGGTTGAGTTAATTGAAGGAGGAAAATTGCATTCAAAAAAAATGACAAATCTACTAACCTCATATTTACAACCAATGATGGCAGAAAAAGTAGATTCTTTGGTTTTAGGTTGTACACATTACCCATATTTAATTCCTCAAATTAAAGAAATTGTTGGTAACAAGTTACAGATTATAGATTCTGGACAAGCAGTTGCTAAACAAACTAAAAACATATTAGAAGCCAATAATCTTTTAAATAAAAGTGTTTCTAGTGGAAAACATCAGTTGTACATTAATAAAGATAAAAGTGTGTTAGAACTTCTTGTTTCTAGTAAGAATGTAAATGTAAAAATAGCTGAAAAATATTTTTAG
- a CDS encoding OmpH family outer membrane protein has protein sequence MKNLKTLLLIAVFTLGVAGVANAQKVGHIDFEKLVAEMPQTKALKLDIEKLGKTYQDEIEGIAKKLDAKRKKYIAESEGQTKETNDQRAVELQQEGAKYEQARQFAYQDMQKQQNDKLGPIIEKAQKAIDEVAAAKGILYVLDASKGKGLLVSKGEDIFNAVKAKLGF, from the coding sequence ATGAAAAATTTAAAAACGTTACTATTAATTGCTGTATTTACTTTAGGAGTAGCTGGTGTTGCAAATGCACAAAAAGTAGGTCATATAGACTTTGAAAAATTAGTAGCAGAAATGCCACAAACAAAAGCGCTAAAATTAGACATTGAAAAGTTAGGTAAAACTTACCAAGATGAAATTGAAGGAATCGCTAAAAAATTAGATGCTAAAAGAAAGAAGTATATTGCAGAATCTGAAGGTCAGACTAAAGAAACAAATGATCAAAGAGCTGTAGAATTACAACAAGAAGGAGCTAAATATGAGCAAGCAAGACAATTTGCTTATCAAGATATGCAAAAACAACAAAATGATAAGTTAGGTCCAATTATCGAAAAAGCTCAAAAAGCTATTGACGAAGTTGCTGCTGCTAAAGGTATTTTGTATGTATTAGATGCTTCTAAAGGAAAAGGACTTTTAGTAAGTAAGGGTGAAGATATCTTTAATGCTGTAAAAGCAAAATTAGGTTTCTAA